One window of Enterobacter sp. RHBSTW-00175 genomic DNA carries:
- the prfA gene encoding peptide chain release factor 1: MKPSIVAKLEALHERHEEVQALLGDAGTIADQDRFRALSREYAQLSDVSKCFTDWRQVQEDIETAQMMLDDPEMREMAQEELQEAKTRSEEMEQQLQVLLLPKDPDDERNAFVEVRAGTGGDEAALFAGDLFRMYSRYAETRRWRVEIMSANEGEHGGFKEVIAKISGDGVYGRLKFESGGHRVQRVPATESQGRIHTSACTVAVMPELPEAELPDINPGDLRIDTFRSSGAGGQHVNTTDSAIRITHLPTGIVVECQDERSQHKNKAKALSVLGSRIRAAEVAKRQQAEASTRRNLLGSGDRSDRNRTYNFPQGRVTDHRINLTLYRLDEVMEGKLDMLIEPIVQEYQADQLAALSEQE, translated from the coding sequence ATGAAGCCTTCTATCGTCGCCAAACTGGAAGCTCTGCACGAGCGCCATGAAGAAGTCCAGGCGCTGCTCGGCGATGCCGGGACCATTGCAGACCAGGACCGTTTTCGCGCGCTGTCGCGCGAGTACGCGCAGTTAAGTGATGTTTCTAAATGCTTTACCGACTGGCGACAGGTCCAGGAAGATATCGAAACCGCGCAGATGATGCTCGACGATCCTGAAATGCGCGAAATGGCGCAGGAAGAGTTACAGGAAGCAAAAACGCGTTCAGAAGAGATGGAGCAACAGCTCCAGGTTCTGCTGCTGCCAAAAGATCCGGACGATGAGCGCAACGCGTTTGTGGAAGTCCGCGCCGGGACCGGCGGTGATGAAGCCGCGCTGTTTGCAGGCGATCTGTTCCGCATGTACAGCCGCTACGCAGAAACCCGCCGCTGGCGTGTCGAAATCATGAGCGCCAACGAAGGCGAACATGGTGGTTTTAAAGAAGTGATCGCCAAAATCAGTGGTGACGGTGTTTACGGTCGTCTGAAATTTGAATCCGGTGGCCACCGCGTCCAGCGTGTTCCAGCCACCGAATCGCAGGGGCGTATCCACACCTCCGCGTGTACGGTTGCGGTGATGCCAGAGCTGCCGGAAGCAGAACTGCCGGACATCAACCCGGGTGACCTGCGTATCGACACCTTCCGTTCTTCCGGTGCGGGTGGTCAGCACGTTAACACCACCGACTCCGCAATTCGTATCACCCACTTGCCAACTGGCATTGTGGTGGAGTGTCAGGACGAACGTTCCCAGCACAAAAACAAAGCCAAAGCGCTTTCTGTGCTCGGCTCGCGCATTCGTGCCGCGGAAGTGGCCAAACGCCAGCAGGCGGAAGCCTCGACCCGTCGTAACCTGCTGGGTAGCGGCGATCGCAGCGATCGTAACCGTACCTATAACTTCCCGCAGGGCCGCGTTACCGACCACCGCATCAACCTGACGCTGTACCGTCTGGACGAAGTGATGGAAGGGAAACTCGATATGCTGATTGAGCCTATCGTGCAGGAATACCAGGCCGACCAACTGGCGGCATTGTCCGAGCAGGAATAA
- the dauA gene encoding C4-dicarboxylic acid transporter DauA: MKNVASSHVLPFRALIDACWKEKYTSSRFLRDVIAGITVGIIAIPLAMALAIGSGVAPQYGLYTSAVAGIVIALTGGSRFSVSGPTAAFVVILYPVSQQFGLAGLLVATLMSGVFLILFGLARFGRLIEYIPLSVTLGFTSGIGITIGTMQIKDFLGLQMAHVPEHYLQKVGALFMALPTANLGDAAIGVVTLGTLIIWPRLGIRLPGHLPALLLGCAVMAIVNMLGGHVATIGSQFHYTLANGSQGSGIPQLLPQLVLPWDMPGSSFTLSWDSLRALLPAAFSMAMLGAIESLLCAVVLDGMTGTKHKANSELVGQGLGNIIAPFFGGITATAAIARSAANVRAGATSPVSAVIHSVLVILALLILAPLLSWLPLSAMAALLLMVAWNMSEAHKVVNLLRRAPKDDIIVMLICMSLTVLFDMVIAISVGIVLASLLFMRRIARMTRLAPVNVDVPDDVLVLRVIGPLFFAAAEGLFSDLESRIAGKRIVVLKWDAVPVLDAGGLDAFQRFVKRLPEGCELRVSNLEFQPLRTMARAGVQPIPGRLAFYPDRAAALADLSPTLR; this comes from the coding sequence GTGAAAAACGTAGCCTCGTCACATGTTCTGCCCTTTCGCGCCCTCATCGACGCTTGCTGGAAAGAGAAGTACACCTCGTCACGCTTTTTGCGCGACGTTATTGCCGGGATAACCGTTGGCATCATCGCTATTCCCCTGGCAATGGCGCTGGCTATTGGCAGCGGTGTGGCGCCACAGTACGGTCTGTATACCTCGGCTGTTGCCGGGATTGTCATCGCACTGACCGGCGGTTCGCGCTTTAGCGTGTCAGGCCCGACCGCCGCGTTTGTGGTCATTCTCTATCCGGTTTCTCAACAGTTTGGGCTGGCAGGCCTTTTGGTTGCGACCCTGATGTCCGGCGTCTTTTTGATTTTGTTCGGGCTGGCCCGTTTTGGCCGCCTGATCGAGTACATACCCCTTTCCGTGACGCTGGGGTTTACTTCCGGGATAGGTATCACCATCGGGACGATGCAAATCAAGGATTTCCTCGGTCTGCAAATGGCTCACGTTCCTGAACACTACCTGCAAAAAGTGGGTGCGCTGTTTATGGCGCTGCCGACGGCGAACCTTGGGGACGCTGCTATCGGGGTGGTGACGCTGGGTACGCTGATTATCTGGCCGCGCCTGGGTATTCGTCTGCCCGGGCACTTACCGGCACTGCTGCTGGGTTGCGCGGTGATGGCCATCGTCAATATGCTTGGCGGCCATGTGGCAACGATTGGCTCTCAGTTCCATTACACGCTGGCAAACGGTTCTCAGGGGAGCGGGATCCCGCAGCTGTTACCGCAGCTGGTGCTGCCGTGGGATATGCCGGGCTCAAGCTTCACCTTAAGCTGGGATTCTCTGCGAGCCCTGCTTCCTGCCGCCTTTTCTATGGCGATGCTGGGGGCGATTGAGTCTCTGCTGTGCGCCGTGGTGCTGGACGGCATGACGGGCACCAAACACAAAGCAAACAGCGAACTGGTGGGCCAGGGACTGGGGAATATCATTGCCCCGTTCTTTGGCGGCATTACCGCCACGGCGGCGATCGCTCGCTCTGCGGCTAACGTGCGTGCGGGAGCCACGTCTCCTGTTTCGGCGGTCATTCACTCCGTGCTGGTGATCCTCGCCCTGCTGATCCTCGCCCCGCTGCTCTCCTGGCTGCCGCTCTCGGCAATGGCGGCCCTGCTGCTTATGGTGGCCTGGAATATGAGCGAGGCGCATAAAGTGGTGAACCTGTTACGCCGAGCGCCGAAAGACGACATTATCGTGATGCTCATCTGTATGTCGCTGACTGTATTATTCGATATGGTTATCGCCATCAGCGTAGGTATCGTGCTGGCTTCCCTGCTGTTTATGCGTCGCATTGCGCGGATGACCCGTCTGGCCCCGGTAAACGTTGACGTCCCGGACGATGTGCTGGTGCTGCGCGTGATTGGCCCACTTTTCTTTGCTGCCGCAGAAGGTTTGTTTAGCGATCTGGAGTCACGTATCGCAGGCAAGCGGATTGTGGTGTTGAAATGGGATGCGGTGCCGGTGCTGGACGCGGGGGGGCTTGATGCCTTCCAGCGCTTCGTGAAACGCCTGCCGGAAGGCTGTGAATTGCGGGTAAGTAATCTTGAGTTCCAGCCGCTGCGTACGATGGCGCGAGCTGGCGTGCAGCCGATCCCTGGCCGCCTTGCCTTCTATCCTGACCGTGCCGCCGCGTTAGCCGACCTGTCACCGACCCTGCGCTGA
- the pth gene encoding aminoacyl-tRNA hydrolase, translating to MTIKLIVGLANPGAEYAATRHNAGAWYVDLLAERLRAPLREEPKFYGYTSRINLAGADVRLLVPTTFMNLSGKAVSAMATFYRINPDEILVAHDELDLPPGVAKFKLGGGHGGHNGLKDIISKLGNNPNFHRLRVGIGHPGDKNKVVGFVLGKPPVSEQKLIDEAVDEAARCTEIWLKDGLTKATNRLHAFKAQ from the coding sequence GTGACGATTAAACTGATTGTCGGTCTTGCCAACCCAGGCGCAGAGTACGCAGCAACTCGCCATAACGCGGGTGCCTGGTATGTTGATTTGCTGGCCGAACGGTTGCGTGCTCCCCTGCGTGAAGAACCGAAATTCTACGGATATACCTCACGTATTAACCTTGCCGGGGCGGATGTGCGGCTGCTGGTCCCGACCACCTTTATGAACCTGAGTGGTAAAGCGGTTTCTGCAATGGCGACGTTCTATCGCATCAATCCTGACGAAATTCTCGTCGCCCACGATGAGCTTGATCTGCCGCCGGGCGTGGCAAAGTTTAAACTCGGCGGTGGTCATGGCGGCCACAACGGTCTGAAAGACATTATCAGCAAACTGGGTAATAACCCGAATTTCCATCGTTTGCGCGTCGGAATTGGCCATCCGGGCGATAAAAACAAAGTTGTCGGTTTTGTGCTGGGTAAACCTCCGGTTTCTGAGCAGAAACTGATTGACGAAGCGGTAGACGAAGCGGCCCGTTGCACCGAGATCTGGCTCAAAGACGGTTTAACCAAAGCCACAAATCGCTTACACGCCTTCAAAGCGCAATAA
- a CDS encoding MerR family transcriptional regulator codes for MLIQVGELAKRAGITVRTLHHYEQTGLLLPSARSEAGYRLYNLHDVQRLHMIQALAKAGLELAEIRDFLEKESLSLAELLDAQITLLEKQARSITTLRDRLVDLRTGLTADEDPDLESWLQTLELMNMYDRWFSKEELQQLPFAIQKDELGVIWAGLVTEAKALLEQRADVSDPRAMDLATRWMVRLEQDTAGKPEFLTRLNEMHSVEPQMREQTGITAEMTDYITRAFAETKLVIWQSYLSPEEMAFTRAHYFDRMMEWPPLVAKLHQAQSECLEPSSEAAQKLAENWLALFQSYAGTDPATQQKFRVAMQHEPHLMKGTWMTPAVLEWLQQAIGFMMQRRMSAQGR; via the coding sequence ATGTTGATTCAGGTGGGGGAACTGGCAAAGCGTGCCGGGATCACCGTACGCACATTACATCACTATGAACAAACAGGGCTGTTGCTGCCTTCTGCCAGAAGCGAGGCAGGTTATCGGCTCTACAATCTGCACGATGTTCAGCGTTTGCATATGATACAGGCGCTGGCAAAAGCGGGGCTGGAACTTGCTGAAATCAGGGACTTTCTGGAAAAGGAGTCACTCTCTCTGGCGGAACTGCTCGACGCACAAATCACGTTGCTGGAAAAACAGGCGCGCAGCATTACAACGCTGCGTGACAGGTTGGTGGATTTGCGTACCGGGCTTACCGCAGATGAAGACCCCGATCTTGAGTCCTGGCTACAGACTCTGGAGTTAATGAACATGTACGATCGCTGGTTTAGCAAAGAAGAGTTGCAACAGTTGCCGTTCGCGATACAGAAAGATGAACTGGGCGTCATTTGGGCAGGGCTGGTTACAGAGGCAAAAGCCCTGCTGGAACAACGCGCCGACGTATCAGACCCACGTGCCATGGATCTGGCCACACGCTGGATGGTGCGCCTGGAACAGGATACAGCGGGAAAACCTGAGTTTCTCACTCGCCTGAACGAGATGCACAGCGTCGAACCGCAGATGCGTGAGCAAACGGGGATCACCGCGGAAATGACGGACTACATTACCCGGGCATTCGCGGAAACAAAGCTCGTTATCTGGCAGAGCTATCTGTCGCCGGAAGAGATGGCATTCACCCGCGCGCACTATTTTGACCGCATGATGGAGTGGCCGCCGCTGGTGGCAAAACTGCACCAAGCGCAGAGTGAGTGCCTGGAACCCTCATCAGAAGCGGCGCAAAAACTGGCAGAGAACTGGCTGGCGCTGTTCCAGTCTTATGCCGGAACTGATCCTGCGACACAGCAAAAGTTTCGCGTAGCGATGCAGCATGAGCCGCACCTGATGAAAGGGACCTGGATGACGCCTGCCGTGCTCGAATGGCTACAGCAGGCGATTGGTTTCATGATGCAAAGACGAATGTCAGCGCAGGGTCGGTGA
- the lolB gene encoding lipoprotein insertase outer membrane protein LolB yields MTRLIRLLPLAALVLTACTVTQPKGPGKSPDSPQWRQHQQDVRNLSQYQTRGAFAYLSDEQKVYARFFWQQTGQDNYRLLLLNPLGSTELELIAKPGEAQITDNKGQHYTATDAEEMIGKLTGMPIPLNSLRQWILGLPGDSTDYTLDDQYRLSQVNYTQNGKTWKVVYSAYDSNTKPSLPSSMELTQGSQRIKLKMDNWIVK; encoded by the coding sequence ATGACCCGACTGATTCGCCTTCTGCCGCTGGCGGCACTGGTTCTGACCGCATGTACCGTCACCCAACCAAAAGGACCAGGCAAAAGCCCGGACTCTCCGCAGTGGCGTCAGCACCAGCAGGACGTACGTAATTTGAGCCAGTATCAGACCCGCGGTGCCTTTGCTTATCTGTCTGACGAACAAAAGGTTTATGCGCGCTTCTTCTGGCAGCAGACGGGCCAGGACAACTATCGCCTGCTGTTGTTGAACCCGCTGGGCAGCACTGAACTGGAGCTTATCGCCAAACCGGGTGAAGCGCAGATAACCGACAACAAAGGCCAGCACTACACCGCGACCGATGCCGAAGAGATGATTGGCAAACTGACCGGAATGCCAATCCCGCTGAACAGCCTGCGTCAGTGGATCCTGGGCTTGCCGGGTGATTCGACCGACTACACGCTCGACGACCAGTATCGTCTGAGCCAGGTCAACTACACTCAAAACGGTAAAACCTGGAAAGTGGTTTACAGCGCCTACGACAGCAATACCAAACCGTCTCTGCCATCCAGTATGGAGCTGACGCAGGGTAGCCAGCGTATCAAGCTGAAAATGGACAACTGGATCGTTAAATGA
- the ispE gene encoding 4-(cytidine 5'-diphospho)-2-C-methyl-D-erythritol kinase, with translation MMTQWPSPAKLNLFLYITGQRADGYHTLQTLFQFIDYGDTISIELRRDGQIHLLTAVEGVAHEDNLIVRAARLLMKAAADSGRLPAGSGADISIEKRLPMGGGLGGGSSNAATVLVALNHLWGCGLSQDELAALGLTLGADVPVFVRGHAAFAEGVGEILSPAEPPEKWYLVAHPGVSIPTPVIFKDPDLKRNTPVRSIETLLNCEFSNDCEDIARKRFREVDEVLSWLLEYAPSRLTGTGACVFAEFDTESTARQVLEQAPVWLHGFVARGMNTSPLQQAILAQTEFR, from the coding sequence ATGATGACCCAATGGCCCTCACCCGCAAAGCTGAACCTGTTTTTATACATCACCGGGCAGCGTGCTGACGGTTATCACACGTTGCAGACGCTGTTTCAGTTTATCGATTATGGTGACACGATTTCGATTGAACTGCGCCGCGATGGCCAGATTCACCTGCTCACTGCGGTGGAGGGTGTGGCGCACGAAGACAACCTGATTGTGCGCGCCGCGCGTCTGTTGATGAAGGCAGCCGCCGACTCTGGTCGTTTGCCTGCCGGAAGCGGTGCAGATATCAGCATCGAGAAGCGTCTGCCGATGGGCGGCGGTTTAGGTGGTGGTTCATCCAATGCTGCAACCGTGCTGGTTGCGCTAAATCATCTTTGGGGATGCGGGCTGTCGCAAGACGAACTGGCCGCCTTAGGGTTAACGCTGGGCGCGGATGTTCCGGTGTTTGTTCGTGGTCATGCGGCGTTTGCTGAAGGCGTAGGGGAAATCCTCTCCCCCGCAGAGCCACCAGAAAAATGGTACCTGGTTGCCCACCCGGGGGTCAGTATTCCGACACCGGTCATCTTTAAAGATCCTGACCTGAAAAGAAATACCCCGGTGCGGTCAATAGAAACGTTATTAAATTGTGAATTCAGCAACGATTGCGAGGATATCGCAAGAAAACGTTTTCGCGAGGTTGATGAGGTGCTTTCCTGGCTGTTAGAATACGCGCCGTCGCGCCTGACTGGTACAGGGGCTTGTGTCTTTGCTGAATTTGACACTGAGTCCACTGCTCGTCAGGTGCTTGAGCAAGCGCCGGTTTGGCTGCATGGTTTTGTAGCACGCGGGATGAACACCTCCCCCCTACAGCAAGCCATTCTGGCGCAGACTGAGTTTCGGTGA
- the prmC gene encoding peptide chain release factor N(5)-glutamine methyltransferase, with the protein MDFQHWLRHAVSALSESESPKRDAEILLEFVTGKTRTYLLAFGETVLTAEQETQLAALLSRRKTGEPVAHLVGEREFWSLPLYVSAATLIPRPDTECLVEQALARLPATRCSILDLGTGTGAIALALASERPDCDVTAVDVMPDAVVLALRNQERLGLSNVTVLQSSWFSALSNRTFAMIVSNPPYIDERDPHLAQGDVRFEPLTALVAANEGLADLDHIVSTSRQHLLPGGWLLVEHGWTQGEAVRALFSAAGYTAVETCRDYGGNDRLTLGQWL; encoded by the coding sequence ATGGATTTTCAGCACTGGTTACGTCATGCCGTCAGCGCGCTTTCAGAGAGTGAAAGCCCGAAGCGTGATGCCGAGATATTGCTTGAGTTTGTGACGGGTAAAACCCGCACTTACCTGCTGGCTTTCGGCGAAACGGTGCTCACTGCTGAACAGGAAACACAGCTCGCGGCGCTGCTTTCACGCCGTAAAACCGGCGAGCCGGTGGCGCATCTGGTGGGTGAGCGCGAATTCTGGTCATTACCGCTGTACGTCTCCGCGGCCACGCTCATCCCGCGCCCTGACACCGAGTGTCTGGTGGAGCAGGCGCTGGCGCGTTTACCGGCAACTCGCTGTAGCATTCTCGATCTTGGCACCGGAACCGGCGCGATTGCGCTGGCGCTTGCCAGCGAACGCCCGGACTGCGACGTAACGGCGGTGGATGTCATGCCTGATGCCGTGGTGCTGGCACTGCGTAATCAGGAACGCCTCGGATTAAGCAACGTGACGGTACTGCAAAGCAGCTGGTTTAGCGCGCTGTCGAACCGTACGTTTGCAATGATAGTCAGCAATCCGCCCTATATCGACGAGCGCGATCCGCATCTGGCGCAGGGTGACGTGCGCTTTGAACCACTGACAGCGCTGGTTGCCGCCAATGAAGGTCTGGCCGACCTGGATCATATTGTGTCGACATCGCGCCAGCATTTGCTGCCGGGTGGATGGCTGTTGGTCGAACACGGCTGGACACAAGGCGAAGCGGTTCGCGCGCTGTTTAGTGCGGCAGGGTACACCGCGGTGGAAACTTGTCGTGACTATGGCGGCAATGACCGCCTGACACTAGGACAGTGGCTATGA
- the hemA gene encoding glutamyl-tRNA reductase, whose product MTLLALGINHKTAPVSLRERVTFSPDTLDLALDSLLAQPMVQGGVVLSTCNRTELYLSVEEQDNLHEALIRWLCDYHNLNEEELRKSLYWHQDNDAVSHLMRVASGLDSLVLGEPQILGQVKKAFADSQKGHLKASELERMFQKSFSVAKRVRTETDIGASAVSVAFAACTLARQIFESLSTVTVLLVGAGETIELVARHLREHKVKKMIIANRTRERAQVLADEVGAEVIALSDIDERLKEADIIISSTASPLPIIGKGMVERALKSRRNQPMLLVDIAVPRDVEPEVSKLANAYLYSVDDLQSIISHNLAQRKAAAVQAETIVEQETSEFMAWLRAQSVSETIREYRGQAEQVRDDLTAKALAALEQGGDAQAIMQDLAWKLTNRLIHAPTKSLQQAARDGDDERLTILRNSLGLE is encoded by the coding sequence ATGACCCTTTTAGCACTCGGTATCAACCACAAAACAGCCCCGGTTTCTCTGCGAGAACGCGTAACGTTTTCGCCAGATACGCTCGACCTGGCGCTGGACAGCTTGCTTGCACAGCCAATGGTGCAGGGCGGCGTGGTGTTGTCGACGTGCAACCGTACCGAGCTGTACTTAAGCGTGGAAGAGCAAGACAACCTGCACGAAGCGCTTATCCGTTGGTTATGCGACTACCACAATCTGAACGAAGAAGAGCTGCGTAAAAGTCTTTACTGGCATCAGGACAACGACGCCGTCAGCCATCTTATGCGCGTGGCCAGTGGCCTGGATTCACTGGTGCTGGGCGAACCGCAGATCCTGGGCCAGGTAAAAAAAGCCTTTGCCGATTCACAAAAAGGGCACCTTAAGGCCAGTGAACTGGAGCGTATGTTCCAGAAATCCTTCTCTGTGGCGAAGCGAGTGCGAACCGAAACCGACATTGGTGCCAGTGCGGTTTCTGTTGCTTTCGCAGCCTGTACGCTTGCGCGTCAGATCTTTGAATCGCTCTCCACCGTTACGGTGTTGCTGGTCGGTGCGGGTGAAACCATCGAACTTGTGGCGCGTCATTTGCGCGAACATAAAGTGAAAAAGATGATTATCGCCAACCGTACCCGTGAGCGTGCGCAGGTGCTGGCAGACGAAGTGGGCGCAGAAGTGATTGCGCTCAGCGACATCGATGAACGCCTGAAAGAGGCGGATATCATTATCAGCTCCACCGCCAGCCCGCTGCCGATTATCGGTAAAGGGATGGTAGAACGTGCCCTGAAATCCCGTCGTAATCAGCCAATGCTGCTGGTGGATATCGCCGTTCCGCGCGATGTTGAGCCAGAAGTAAGCAAACTGGCTAACGCCTATCTTTACAGCGTGGATGACCTGCAAAGCATCATTTCGCACAACCTGGCGCAGCGTAAAGCCGCAGCGGTTCAGGCAGAAACGATAGTTGAGCAGGAAACCAGTGAGTTTATGGCCTGGCTGCGCGCGCAAAGCGTCAGCGAGACTATCCGCGAGTATCGCGGGCAGGCAGAACAGGTGCGTGACGATCTGACTGCCAAAGCGCTGGCTGCCCTTGAACAGGGTGGCGACGCACAAGCAATCATGCAGGATTTGGCCTGGAAACTGACCAACCGCCTGATCCATGCACCAACCAAATCTCTTCAGCAGGCAGCCCGAGACGGGGATGACGAACGCCTGACTATTCTGCGCAACAGCCTCGGGCTGGAATAG
- the prs gene encoding ribose-phosphate diphosphokinase, with amino-acid sequence MPDMKLFAGNATPELAQRIANRLYTSLGDAAVGRFSDGEVSVQINENVRGGDIFIIQSTCAPTNDNLMELVVMVDALRRASAGRITAVIPYFGYARQDRRVRSARVPITAKVVADFLSSVGVDRVLTVDLHAEQIQGFFDVPVDNVFGSPILLEDMLQLNLDNPIVVSPDIGGVVRARAIAKLLNDTDMAIIDKRRPRANVSQVMHIIGDVAGRDCVLVDDMIDTGGTLCKAAEALKERGAKRVFAYATHPIFSGNAVNNLRNSVIDEVVVCDTIPLSDEIKALPNVRTLTLSGMLAEAIRRISNEESISAMFEH; translated from the coding sequence GTGCCTGATATGAAGCTTTTTGCTGGTAACGCCACCCCGGAACTAGCACAACGTATTGCCAACCGCCTGTACACTTCCCTCGGCGACGCCGCCGTAGGTCGCTTTAGCGACGGCGAAGTCAGCGTACAAATTAACGAAAATGTACGCGGTGGTGATATTTTCATCATCCAGTCCACCTGTGCTCCAACGAACGACAACCTGATGGAATTGGTTGTTATGGTCGACGCCCTGCGCCGTGCTTCCGCAGGTCGTATCACTGCTGTAATCCCTTACTTTGGTTATGCCCGCCAGGACCGTCGCGTCCGTTCCGCGCGTGTGCCAATCACTGCCAAAGTTGTCGCTGACTTCCTGTCAAGCGTAGGCGTTGACCGCGTACTGACCGTTGACCTGCACGCAGAGCAGATCCAGGGCTTCTTCGACGTTCCGGTTGATAACGTATTCGGCAGCCCAATCCTGCTGGAAGACATGCTGCAACTTAATCTGGATAACCCGATTGTGGTTTCCCCGGACATCGGCGGTGTGGTACGTGCTCGTGCTATCGCGAAACTGCTGAACGACACCGACATGGCGATCATCGACAAACGTCGTCCACGCGCTAACGTTTCTCAGGTGATGCACATCATCGGTGACGTTGCTGGCCGTGACTGCGTGCTGGTTGACGACATGATCGATACCGGCGGCACGCTGTGTAAAGCAGCTGAAGCGCTGAAAGAACGTGGTGCTAAGCGCGTATTTGCTTACGCAACTCACCCGATCTTCTCCGGTAATGCCGTGAACAACCTCCGTAACTCCGTTATCGACGAAGTTGTGGTGTGCGATACCATCCCACTGAGTGACGAAATCAAAGCACTGCCAAACGTGCGTACTTTGACCTTGTCCGGGATGCTGGCCGAAGCGATTCGTCGTATCAGCAACGAAGAATCCATCTCTGCAATGTTCGAACACTAA
- the ychF gene encoding redox-regulated ATPase YchF, translating to MGFKCGIVGLPNVGKSTLFNALTKAGIEAANFPFCTIEPNTGVVPMPDPRLDQLAEIVKPQRILPTTMEFVDIAGLVKGASKGEGLGNQFLTNIRETEAIGHVVRCFENDNIIHVNNKVDPADDIEVINTELALSDLDTCERAIHRVQKKAKGGDKDAKAELTALEKCLPQLENAGMLRALKNLTEEDKAAIKYLSFLTLKPTMYIANVNEDGFENNPYLDKVREIAAAEGSVVVAVCAAVESDIAELDDADRDEFMAELGLEEPGLNRVIRAGYELLNLQTYFTAGVKEVRAWTIPVGATAPQAAGKIHTDFEKGFIRAQTIAFEDFITYKGEQGAKEAGKMRAEGKDYIVKDGDVMNFLFNV from the coding sequence ATGGGATTCAAATGCGGTATCGTTGGTCTGCCTAACGTTGGCAAATCCACCCTGTTTAACGCGCTCACCAAAGCGGGCATCGAAGCAGCAAACTTCCCGTTCTGTACCATCGAGCCAAACACCGGTGTTGTACCGATGCCCGATCCACGTCTGGATCAGCTCGCTGAAATCGTTAAACCGCAGCGCATTCTGCCAACGACGATGGAATTCGTGGATATCGCGGGCCTGGTAAAAGGCGCATCTAAAGGTGAAGGCCTGGGTAACCAGTTCCTGACCAACATCCGTGAAACCGAAGCCATCGGCCACGTTGTACGTTGCTTTGAAAACGACAACATCATCCACGTAAACAATAAAGTGGATCCGGCTGACGACATCGAGGTTATCAACACCGAGCTGGCATTGTCTGACCTGGACACCTGCGAACGCGCCATTCACCGCGTGCAGAAGAAAGCCAAAGGCGGCGATAAAGACGCCAAAGCTGAGCTGACCGCACTGGAAAAATGTCTGCCACAGCTGGAAAACGCCGGCATGTTGCGTGCGCTGAAAAACCTGACTGAAGAAGACAAGGCAGCCATCAAATACCTGAGCTTCCTGACGCTGAAGCCAACCATGTACATCGCTAACGTCAACGAAGACGGTTTCGAAAACAACCCGTACCTGGACAAAGTGCGTGAAATCGCTGCTGCAGAAGGTTCTGTGGTTGTTGCTGTTTGCGCAGCCGTTGAGTCTGATATCGCCGAGCTGGACGACGCAGACCGTGATGAATTCATGGCTGAGCTGGGTCTGGAAGAGCCGGGTCTGAACCGCGTGATCCGCGCAGGCTACGAACTGCTGAACCTGCAAACTTACTTCACCGCTGGCGTGAAAGAAGTACGCGCATGGACCATCCCGGTGGGCGCCACTGCGCCACAGGCTGCAGGTAAAATCCACACCGACTTCGAAAAAGGCTTCATCCGTGCGCAGACTATCGCGTTTGAAGACTTCATCACCTATAAAGGTGAGCAAGGTGCGAAAGAAGCCGGCAAGATGCGTGCAGAAGGTAAAGACTACATCGTTAAAGATGGCGATGTGATGAACTTCCTGTTCAACGTCTAA
- the ychH gene encoding stress-induced protein YchH: MKRKNASMLGNVLMGLGLFVMVAGVGYSILNQLPQIDLPQYFAHGAVLSIFLGAVLWLAGARVSGHEQVSDRYWWVRHYDKRCRRDQHKHS; this comes from the coding sequence ATGAAACGCAAAAACGCTTCGATGCTCGGTAACGTGCTAATGGGGTTGGGACTGTTCGTGATGGTGGCCGGGGTGGGTTATTCTATTTTAAACCAGTTGCCACAGATTGACCTTCCACAATATTTCGCACACGGCGCGGTGCTAAGTATCTTCCTCGGTGCGGTTTTGTGGCTGGCAGGTGCGCGTGTGAGCGGCCATGAACAGGTCAGCGACAGGTACTGGTGGGTGCGCCACTATGATAAACGCTGCCGCCGCGATCAGCATAAACACAGTTAG